Proteins co-encoded in one Pseudophryne corroboree isolate aPseCor3 chromosome 1, aPseCor3.hap2, whole genome shotgun sequence genomic window:
- the LOC134929453 gene encoding uncharacterized protein LOC134929453 — MSRDKQTRSAPSPTPSDLSLQSNEEWEPTQEADATDQASSDQPRSSRAHEKSKKKPSKKARSQPEEQSEEEASGEEAGQKKPRGPRYTEAENCVLVDCVDRSYDVLYGSRAQKTAFKVKRNIWESIASQVTAISGNRRSTQNCLKRYSDCRRQTKKKMGIQRRHETATGGGPALNLKWLSWENVIRRRLNPAMVEGVRGGVDSSRPAGFLEEEEPPRRRRKAGDQPSKRRSDDRPAQRTSPAHRTSPAHGPLPVQQASAAARGPSTAPQASRAHRSSPVRHSSSSRSWSPVHQTTSVHRLSPVHQTPSATTPQDGRQTTAPARRPSPDRRLSRSSGTVTEEPQDTTLVDPSPDLFESTGLTDETFLGFEDSRADVSSQTLEKSSETRTSGAPGAAASQDGEVVPRTSSGLASGIGSYFRPDLLQGSSEDDEVEVQDDPVATSLPAQMNVVADIQEGQNPSTVQRVHTLASEIGTRQDTYTNVVGSRLDNIERTMEKMSNNLHELQKTLSDSTATILQIIIEDRRENRNILNIMSDSLVKLVEKTTCLAESNKNMSDSHRHSSSSQQLIATTLQMIYDKLPVPAHQHAGDPPYPPSQATRTHRTLPQVPSQYSQSQMYQGYTGMYPTPQMPPPPAAHSSAAWAPRASRHTPQPPRTSTPYQGEEEDPDRLPP, encoded by the exons atgtcaagggacaaacaaacccgatccgccccttcccccaccccctcggatctatccctgcaaagcaatgaggagtgggagccaacccaggaggcggatgcgaccgaccaggcatctagtgaccagccgcggtcgtcaagggcccatgagaagtccaagaaaaagcctagtaaaaag gcaagaagccagccagaggagcagtcggaggaggaagcctctggtgaagaagcaggacagaaaaagccgcgtggacccagatacactgaggcggaaaactgtgtcctagtggattgcgtcgacaggtcctacgacgttttgtatggaTCAAGGGCACAGAAAACAGCATTTAAGGTAAAGCGGAACATCTGGGAATCCATCGCCAGTCAAGTAACTGCAATTTCTGGAAACCGTCGGAGCACCCaaaattgcttgaagcggtacagtgattgccgcagacagaccaagaagaagatggggattcagcgccgacatgagacagctacgggaggtggcccggctctcaatttgaagtggctatcctgggagaacgttattagaaggcgcttgaaccctgccatggtcgaaggagttcgcggaggtgtggactccagccgtcctgctggctttctcgaggaggaagaaccgcccagaagacggaggaaggcgggagaccagccgtccaaaaggaggtctgatg acagacctgcccagaggacatcacctgcgcacaggacatcgccagcgcacggaccgttacctgtgcagcaggcatcggcagcagcgcgcggaccatcaactgcgccgcaagcatcgcgagcacacagatcgtcacctgtgcgccacagttcgtcatcgcgcagttggtcacctgtgcaccagacgacatcagtgcacagactatcacctgtgcaccagacaccgtcggcgaccacaccacaagatgggcgccaaactacagctcctgcgcgcaggccatcaccagatcgtcgtctctccaggagctctgggactgtgactgaagagcctcaagacacaacccttgtggacccatcacccgatctgtttgagtctacagggttaactgacgaaacttttcttgggtttgaggacagccgtgcagatgtatccagccagacccttgaaaagtcttccgaaacgaggacaagtggagctcctggagcagcggcatcacaggatggagaag tggtgccacgaaccagcagcggactagcttcggggattggttcgtacttcaggccggatctcctacaggggtcgtcagaggatgacgaggtggaagtgcaggatgatccagttgctacatccctgc ctgcccaaatgaatgtggtggcagacatccaggaagggcagaatccctcaactgttcagagggttcacaccctggcatcagagattgggacacgccaggatacatacacaaatgttgtgggaagcagactggacaacattgagaggacaatggagaaaatgtccaacaatctgcatgaactgcagaagactctttccgacagcacggccacaatactacagatCATAATTGAAGATCGTAGGGAGAATAGGAACATACTTAACATCATGTCCGATTCCTTGGTCAAGCTTGTGGAAAAAACCACATGTTTGGCAGAAAGCAATAAGAACATGTCGGATAGTCATCGACACTCCTCTTCCAGCCAAcagctcatcgcaaccacactgcagatgatctatgataagctcccagtaccagctcatcaacacgctggtgatccaccatatccgccgtctcaagccacaaggacgcatcgtacccttcctcaagtcccatcccagtacagtcagtcacagatgtaccagggatatacagggatgtaccccaccccccagatgcctccaccaccagccGCACATTCTTCAGCAGCATGGGCACCGAGGGCCAGTCGACatactccccagcctcccaggacatccacgccctatcagggagaagaagaggatccggacagacttccaccataa